In Limibacter armeniacum, a single window of DNA contains:
- a CDS encoding polysaccharide biosynthesis/export family protein produces the protein MRTKNEFKEEYAKDSVLRKYELKKTAEYLVRVDDQLHIRVASLTPSQYNAFDITNPSGLEGRVQNTQVIGGANGTIYGYEVNELGEIQMPLIGSLKAEGKTLKEVENEVQVALSKYVKDPVVYVRLLNFRFSILGEVPREGMYSTFNKRITAMEAIGQAGGFGELANRENVKLIRNNNGIAEVVYLDFLDEQFVASPYYYIQPNDVLVVQPLKQRPVITYVYKNVGLIASITSLVISVATLLSR, from the coding sequence TTGAGAACCAAAAATGAGTTTAAAGAAGAATATGCAAAGGATTCTGTTCTGAGGAAATACGAGCTGAAAAAAACAGCAGAATATTTAGTTAGAGTAGATGATCAACTGCATATAAGAGTAGCATCGTTGACTCCATCCCAATATAATGCATTTGATATTACTAATCCATCAGGGTTAGAAGGAAGGGTCCAGAATACTCAGGTTATAGGTGGTGCAAATGGTACTATCTATGGTTATGAGGTAAATGAATTAGGCGAAATTCAAATGCCATTAATTGGGAGTTTGAAAGCTGAGGGTAAAACGTTGAAGGAGGTAGAAAACGAGGTTCAAGTAGCGCTTTCAAAATATGTGAAAGATCCAGTTGTTTATGTACGTTTACTGAACTTTAGGTTTTCAATACTTGGAGAGGTTCCTAGAGAAGGAATGTACAGTACGTTTAATAAGCGTATCACAGCTATGGAAGCTATTGGGCAGGCAGGAGGCTTTGGTGAACTTGCCAATAGGGAAAATGTGAAGCTTATCCGAAATAATAATGGTATAGCAGAAGTCGTGTATCTGGATTTTTTAGATGAACAATTTGTAGCTAGCCCATATTACTATATTCAACCAAATGATGTTTTAGTAGTTCAGCCACTAAAACAAAGACCAGTTATCACATACGTTTATAAAAATGTAGGGTTAATAGCATCTATAACCTCATTAGTGATCTCTGTTGCCACTTTATTAAGTAGATGA
- a CDS encoding PP2C family protein-serine/threonine phosphatase, whose protein sequence is MRKNPLIASNPNFMTRLYDRFLAYHSSREKKLNYIKAIAACGVFLHTLSLIYFLNSKKAFSDSEVLLQLTCFLSAVGLIGGILIEKKRQSVSFYGNLLIFNIYLLLLLVRVNNIDNPYAIVPWFSILVMFSLFFSSRLSAVFWLVISILTIVVFMINGGSQMGMESIGEVWSYIAFLVIISLMSIFFETERLNRRGFLVNSSREAFAQRLELMEQKNELEIQSKLIQDQNTQMIYEHHYAKHIQKAVFGSKQKVRKNFEDGFVLFIPKDIVSSNFYWHGTSDGWDIVAIGDCKRCGVPGAMLSMMSYSFLNETVITQKVIDPAEILSQLDRKVTYMMHKTVEDHQNALGVDETVDMLLIAYNKEHRKLKYAGAKNRLYIGRGSQVFDLEGDHFSIGGAIHDKKAFSHREVGICKGDRLILATDGFEEQIGGLSGDKFHRKKFKELIGLLSDIPVSKQKCELQKSLVEWKGEYPQTDDILVVGLQV, encoded by the coding sequence ATGAGGAAAAACCCATTGATTGCTTCGAATCCAAACTTCATGACAAGACTGTATGATAGGTTTTTGGCATATCATAGCAGTAGAGAAAAAAAACTGAATTATATAAAGGCGATCGCTGCATGTGGAGTCTTTTTACATACCCTATCACTTATTTATTTTCTCAACTCAAAAAAGGCATTCTCTGATTCGGAAGTTTTATTACAGCTTACCTGTTTTCTTTCAGCAGTTGGACTAATAGGAGGTATTCTAATAGAGAAGAAGAGACAGTCAGTTTCGTTTTATGGAAACTTATTGATTTTCAATATTTATTTATTGCTGTTGCTTGTTCGGGTTAACAATATTGATAATCCCTATGCAATTGTGCCATGGTTCTCTATTCTAGTGATGTTCTCCCTGTTTTTTTCATCAAGACTCTCTGCTGTTTTTTGGTTAGTCATATCCATTTTGACAATAGTGGTTTTTATGATAAATGGCGGTAGTCAAATGGGAATGGAGTCAATAGGAGAAGTGTGGAGTTATATAGCCTTTTTAGTGATCATATCCTTAATGTCGATTTTCTTTGAGACTGAACGGTTAAATAGGAGAGGGTTTTTAGTCAATTCTAGCAGGGAAGCCTTTGCCCAGAGGTTGGAACTTATGGAGCAAAAAAATGAACTGGAAATTCAAAGTAAGTTGATTCAGGATCAAAATACGCAAATGATTTATGAGCATCATTATGCAAAACATATTCAAAAAGCTGTTTTTGGAAGCAAACAGAAAGTGAGAAAAAACTTTGAGGATGGTTTTGTGTTGTTTATCCCAAAAGATATTGTAAGCAGTAATTTTTATTGGCATGGTACCTCAGATGGGTGGGATATTGTCGCCATAGGAGATTGTAAAAGGTGTGGCGTTCCTGGTGCTATGTTGTCAATGATGAGTTACAGTTTTTTGAATGAGACAGTGATTACTCAAAAGGTAATTGATCCTGCTGAGATATTGTCCCAGTTAGACAGGAAGGTCACTTATATGATGCATAAAACTGTGGAAGACCACCAAAATGCATTAGGTGTAGATGAAACGGTAGATATGTTGCTGATAGCTTATAATAAAGAGCATAGGAAATTGAAGTATGCAGGAGCAAAAAACAGGCTTTATATTGGCAGAGGGAGTCAGGTTTTTGATTTGGAAGGAGACCATTTTTCCATTGGGGGGGCTATTCATGATAAGAAAGCTTTTTCACATAGAGAAGTTGGGATATGTAAGGGTGATAGGCTGATTTTAGCTACAGATGGATTTGAGGAACAAATTGGAGGTTTGTCTGGAGATAAGTTTCATCGTAAGAAATTTAAGGAGTTAATAGGCTTGTTAAGTGATATTCCTGTCAGTAAACAAAAGTGTGAATTGCAAAAATCACTTGTAGAATGGAAAGGCGAGTATCCGCAGACTGATGATATTTTGGTTGTAGGGCTTCAAGTATAA
- the rplI gene encoding 50S ribosomal protein L9, protein MEVILKTDIKGLGYKNDLVTVKPGYGRNYLIPQGFATLATEANKKMQAETLKQVAHKAEKIQKDAEALSNNIGELTLTIEAKAGESGKIFGAVTPLQISEALKAKGFDVDRKKIGFTTEVKMLGSYTAVLDLHKEVQHEITIDVVAAH, encoded by the coding sequence ATGGAAGTAATTCTGAAAACAGACATCAAAGGTCTTGGATACAAAAATGACCTTGTTACCGTAAAACCGGGTTACGGCAGAAACTACCTGATCCCTCAAGGATTTGCTACATTGGCTACTGAGGCGAACAAGAAGATGCAAGCTGAAACCCTGAAGCAAGTTGCTCACAAAGCAGAAAAAATTCAGAAAGATGCTGAGGCATTGTCTAACAACATTGGCGAACTTACACTGACTATCGAAGCGAAAGCTGGTGAGTCTGGTAAGATCTTCGGTGCGGTTACTCCACTGCAAATTTCTGAGGCGCTGAAAGCAAAAGGCTTTGACGTAGACAGAAAGAAGATTGGCTTTACTACAGAAGTGAAAATGTTGGGTTCTTACACTGCGGTTCTTGACCTGCACAAAGAAGTTCAGCACGAAATTACTATCGACGTAGTAGCTGCTCACTAA
- the rpsR gene encoding 30S ribosomal protein S18, protein MTLQNEPINRQEQTKKYCRFKKYGIKYVDYKDADFLLRFLNEQGKILPRRITGTSLKYQKKVAKAVKRARQLALLPYVADGLK, encoded by the coding sequence ATGACATTACAGAACGAACCAATCAACAGACAGGAGCAGACAAAAAAATACTGCCGCTTCAAGAAGTACGGTATCAAGTACGTTGATTACAAAGATGCTGACTTCCTACTGAGATTCTTGAACGAGCAAGGTAAAATCCTTCCAAGAAGAATCACAGGTACCTCTTTGAAGTATCAGAAAAAAGTAGCTAAAGCTGTAAAAAGAGCGCGTCAGCTAGCTCTGCTTCCTTACGTAGCAGACGGTCTGAAGTAA
- a CDS encoding toxin-antitoxin system YwqK family antitoxin — translation MKHTSLFITLSTLLWLSFNANGQNRQAVVTFHDDKQEIIKEEYTMVNGDSSLKVGVYKRYFPTSKQVEIKGFYQNGQLQGEYMEYYESGMPKLTYQYKNGKKNGPYFLYYFEGPKKVEGNYKDDQLVGELKSFHQNGTLAATVSFNDGKREGKLTEYFPSGKVQSIYHFSNDSLDGKVLSYLENGTLMQEGNYADGKKEGIFKSYFPSGKLRSESEFRNGLLDGLTKSYYESDTLKSVIPYKEGKEEGTTKRYYPNGQLEVISEHKGGKPTGNITKYFENGSTQMEMVTKADGQGYYKEYSLNGNLKKEGQMLNGQMHGKATLYYGTGEREAEISYLNGKVRGDSKSFHKNQDLKEVVTYVNEQEKKIKEYYQGNKVKLEGQFKNEKEDGLWKEYYPEGNLKSEYAYKAGRLFGPKTEYYPSGSKKAVTEYRNDKITGIKYEYFDESEQAKAITPYDDNKIYGVVKYFFPNGQVSSEGKQYLDRKRGDWKYYKEDGSLEKIETYKDGKLISSKTGEELK, via the coding sequence ATGAAACATACTTCACTTTTTATCACACTATCAACACTGCTTTGGCTAAGCTTCAATGCCAATGGTCAAAACCGCCAGGCTGTAGTGACGTTCCATGATGACAAACAAGAGATTATCAAAGAGGAATATACCATGGTAAATGGTGACTCTTCTTTGAAAGTAGGTGTTTACAAGAGGTATTTCCCAACTTCCAAGCAAGTTGAAATCAAAGGGTTTTACCAGAATGGTCAACTGCAAGGAGAGTACATGGAATATTATGAAAGTGGGATGCCGAAACTGACCTACCAATATAAGAATGGTAAAAAGAATGGCCCTTATTTCCTGTACTACTTTGAAGGACCTAAAAAGGTAGAAGGCAATTATAAAGATGACCAACTGGTAGGTGAACTAAAAAGCTTTCACCAAAATGGTACTTTGGCTGCTACAGTCAGTTTTAATGATGGAAAAAGAGAGGGGAAACTAACAGAATACTTCCCTTCAGGAAAAGTTCAGTCCATCTATCACTTCAGCAACGACTCCCTTGATGGCAAAGTACTTTCGTACTTGGAAAATGGCACCCTAATGCAAGAGGGAAATTATGCAGATGGCAAAAAAGAAGGCATTTTCAAAAGCTATTTCCCTTCAGGTAAATTACGATCAGAAAGTGAGTTCAGAAACGGCCTCTTGGACGGGTTGACAAAATCTTATTATGAGAGTGATACACTCAAATCTGTTATCCCTTATAAAGAAGGTAAAGAAGAAGGTACTACGAAACGTTACTACCCTAACGGTCAACTTGAAGTAATCTCTGAACACAAGGGAGGTAAGCCTACCGGCAATATCACCAAATACTTTGAAAATGGCTCTACTCAAATGGAAATGGTCACCAAAGCTGATGGACAAGGATACTACAAAGAGTACAGCCTAAATGGCAACCTGAAGAAAGAAGGTCAGATGCTAAATGGTCAGATGCATGGCAAAGCGACCTTATATTATGGCACAGGCGAAAGAGAAGCAGAGATAAGCTACCTGAATGGAAAAGTAAGAGGAGACTCTAAATCTTTTCACAAAAATCAGGACTTGAAAGAAGTAGTAACCTATGTCAACGAGCAGGAAAAGAAAATAAAGGAATACTATCAGGGTAATAAGGTTAAGCTTGAAGGGCAATTCAAAAATGAAAAAGAAGATGGCCTTTGGAAAGAGTACTACCCTGAAGGCAATTTAAAGTCAGAATATGCTTATAAAGCAGGCAGACTATTTGGTCCCAAAACGGAATACTATCCATCTGGTAGTAAAAAAGCGGTTACTGAATACAGAAATGATAAAATCACTGGCATAAAATACGAGTACTTTGACGAGAGCGAGCAAGCGAAAGCAATCACTCCTTATGATGATAATAAGATTTATGGGGTGGTAAAGTACTTCTTCCCTAACGGACAGGTAAGTTCAGAAGGAAAACAATACCTCGACAGAAAGCGAGGCGATTGGAAATACTACAAGGAAGATGGCTCCCTTGAGAAAATAGAGACTTACAAAGATGGTAAACTCATCAGTAGCAAGACTGGGGAAGAATTAAAATAA
- a CDS encoding YbjN domain-containing protein, whose translation MSYALELSRGYLDSLEWKYQEDQTHNAIRFGMELDNGKVECLLIEKLEQELLQFFSLIPLNVPIDRLHAISEYINRANYGLHYGSFEMDYDTGEVRYRTTAFTSCEMLNQQIVSSLIHVNLNTMDRYLHGAMKVMYGDANPKEIIEEIETQL comes from the coding sequence ATGAGTTATGCACTTGAACTAAGTCGAGGATACCTTGATTCACTAGAGTGGAAGTATCAGGAAGACCAAACACACAACGCTATCAGGTTCGGAATGGAGCTTGACAATGGAAAAGTAGAATGCCTGTTAATTGAAAAACTTGAACAGGAACTCCTTCAGTTTTTTTCCCTGATTCCTCTCAATGTTCCTATTGATAGGTTACATGCCATCTCAGAGTACATCAACCGAGCCAATTATGGATTGCATTACGGAAGTTTTGAGATGGATTATGATACGGGAGAAGTCAGGTACCGTACTACAGCCTTTACATCATGTGAAATGCTTAACCAGCAAATTGTCAGTTCACTGATTCATGTTAACCTAAACACAATGGATCGCTATTTACATGGAGCTATGAAGGTCATGTACGGCGATGCAAATCCTAAAGAAATTATAGAAGAAATAGAAACACAGTTATGA
- a CDS encoding YheT family hydrolase: MAIIQPKPFRPPLHHFNGHMQTILPSMFRKVSEVTYNRERLELEDGDFLDLDWSVKGSDKLLIISHGLEGSADRHYCLGMAKIFNQAGWDAMAWNFRSCSGEMNRLPRFYHSGETEDIRSIVKYVRSLKKYKQIGLVGFSMGGSITLNYLCEESDKLADEIIGAVAISVPVDIAGCSIELEKKGKFFYNKNFYKQLNEKVKQKAQMIPEQFSDAPLSQFDINSLRAFDTHFTAPLHGFESAESYYELASSLHKLSRIDRKALILNATNDPFLHPTCFPVEDAKQNRFIDLEAPKLGGHVGFCISGEEATYAEIRTLEYLSQLTQ, from the coding sequence ATGGCAATTATCCAACCAAAGCCTTTCAGACCACCTTTACACCACTTCAACGGACATATGCAGACCATTCTGCCATCTATGTTCCGAAAAGTTTCAGAGGTTACATATAATAGAGAAAGACTCGAACTTGAAGATGGTGACTTCCTTGACCTTGACTGGTCTGTAAAAGGAAGTGACAAGCTATTGATTATTTCTCATGGACTTGAAGGAAGTGCAGACAGGCACTACTGCCTCGGTATGGCAAAAATATTCAATCAGGCTGGTTGGGACGCTATGGCTTGGAACTTTAGAAGCTGTAGTGGCGAAATGAACAGGTTACCTCGTTTTTACCATAGTGGTGAAACTGAAGATATAAGAAGCATTGTCAAATACGTTCGCTCCCTAAAAAAGTACAAGCAAATAGGTTTGGTCGGATTTAGTATGGGGGGCAGTATCACCCTTAACTACCTTTGTGAGGAAAGTGATAAGCTTGCTGACGAAATCATTGGTGCAGTTGCTATTTCGGTTCCTGTTGACATAGCAGGCTGTAGCATTGAACTTGAGAAAAAGGGGAAGTTTTTCTATAACAAGAATTTCTACAAGCAGCTTAACGAGAAAGTAAAACAGAAAGCCCAAATGATTCCTGAGCAATTTTCTGATGCGCCGTTAAGCCAATTTGACATCAACTCATTGAGAGCTTTTGACACACACTTCACAGCTCCACTACACGGGTTTGAAAGCGCTGAGTCTTACTATGAATTGGCAAGTTCTTTACATAAACTAAGTAGGATTGACCGAAAAGCGCTTATTCTAAATGCTACTAACGACCCGTTTTTACACCCTACCTGCTTCCCTGTAGAAGATGCAAAGCAAAACCGATTCATAGATTTGGAAGCGCCTAAATTAGGAGGACATGTTGGATTCTGTATTTCAGGTGAAGAAGCAACCTATGCTGAAATCAGGACACTGGAATACCTTAGCCAATTGACTCAATAA
- a CDS encoding CobW family GTP-binding protein: MEKDYRIPVTIITGFLGAGKTTLLNRIIQAYPDKKFAIIENEFGEVGIDNELVVDVEDGIFEMSNGCICCTLSSELLETLEKLLKQREKFDHILIETTGIAEPSSIAMPFLTTPVIQNHFKLDGTICLVDTQYIEDNLKDDENAAHQLSFSDLVLLNKSDLVTEEYANEVKSLLKNINPYAEYVKTINSDFNGKNLLNLNAFAPEKVEEKTSFIHHHHHHHHHHITSHSVSMEGIVNPQQLEYWLTVLLQLQGHAFYRIKGIFNFPDEQRKVIFQSVRNQSALTLGSEWRSDEQRVNRMVFIGKELNKDILEKRFKQCLLK; the protein is encoded by the coding sequence ATGGAAAAGGATTACAGAATCCCTGTTACAATTATTACAGGCTTTTTAGGCGCTGGAAAAACTACTTTGCTAAACCGCATTATACAGGCATATCCTGATAAAAAATTTGCCATAATTGAAAATGAGTTTGGTGAAGTAGGTATCGACAATGAGTTAGTCGTAGATGTAGAAGATGGCATTTTTGAAATGTCTAATGGTTGCATCTGTTGTACTCTGTCAAGTGAACTACTTGAAACACTAGAAAAACTACTAAAACAGCGTGAAAAATTTGATCATATTCTGATTGAAACAACTGGCATTGCTGAACCTTCCAGTATTGCTATGCCATTCCTTACGACTCCTGTCATTCAAAACCACTTTAAGTTAGACGGAACAATATGTTTGGTTGACACGCAGTACATAGAGGATAACCTAAAGGATGATGAAAATGCCGCACATCAGTTATCATTTTCGGATCTAGTATTATTAAACAAATCCGACCTTGTTACTGAGGAATATGCTAATGAGGTAAAATCTTTATTAAAAAACATCAACCCTTACGCTGAGTATGTAAAAACCATTAATTCAGATTTCAATGGAAAAAACCTACTGAACTTAAATGCTTTTGCACCAGAGAAAGTCGAGGAAAAGACTTCTTTTATTCATCACCACCATCACCACCATCACCACCATATCACATCTCACAGTGTGAGTATGGAAGGAATTGTCAACCCTCAACAACTTGAATATTGGCTTACAGTCTTGTTACAGCTGCAAGGTCATGCTTTTTACAGAATCAAAGGGATTTTCAACTTTCCTGATGAACAAAGAAAAGTAATCTTCCAGTCAGTAAGGAACCAGTCAGCACTTACGCTTGGAAGTGAATGGCGTTCTGATGAACAAAGGGTTAACAGAATGGTCTTTATCGGAAAAGAGCTCAACAAAGACATTCTTGAAAAAAGATTCAAACAATGTTTGTTGAAATAA
- a CDS encoding multidrug effflux MFS transporter encodes MKLNNSSLIFILSALVALGPLSIDMYLPSIPEIATFFGTKIHQAELTVSIFFLGFGIGQFIGGPFSDNIGRKPITLIGLIIFAIASLMITFSTQVEWMILFRFFQAVGGGFVTVNASAIVRDQFEASESAKILSSVASIMMIAPMVAPLLGSFVVKFGEWQYIFAFLTCYAIIMLLAVKILLNIKTREKSKISISQITKSYLSVFKHKQGMGYLLSGSFASTGMFAFITKSSYIYIEYFKLSSDIFPLCFGANVLLMIILSKTSGKLVHKYHPSKIMKAGLTLNIIAGVMLFTYTSLMTPAFEVVLGLNILFVGSLGLVYGNVDACCLSYFPKNAGVANALFGITKFGLGATAGAVIGIVGGNAISGPFAVMMGASILSNLFYYILAQSKSRTLELA; translated from the coding sequence ATGAAACTGAATAATTCTTCATTAATCTTCATACTTAGTGCTTTAGTTGCACTAGGTCCTCTAAGTATTGACATGTACTTACCTTCCATTCCGGAAATTGCCACATTTTTCGGAACCAAAATTCATCAAGCTGAATTAACAGTAAGTATTTTTTTCCTTGGGTTTGGTATTGGGCAGTTTATAGGAGGTCCATTTTCTGATAACATTGGCAGAAAACCAATAACACTGATAGGACTGATTATTTTTGCTATTGCATCACTCATGATTACTTTTTCAACTCAAGTTGAATGGATGATTCTATTCAGGTTTTTTCAAGCAGTTGGAGGTGGTTTTGTGACAGTGAACGCATCCGCGATTGTTAGAGACCAATTTGAAGCTAGTGAAAGTGCTAAAATTTTATCTTCAGTTGCCAGCATCATGATGATAGCACCCATGGTAGCTCCTCTTCTCGGATCATTCGTTGTCAAATTTGGCGAATGGCAATACATTTTTGCATTCCTAACTTGCTATGCTATCATAATGTTATTGGCAGTGAAGATATTACTTAATATAAAAACTCGAGAAAAGTCAAAGATATCAATCTCTCAAATTACGAAAAGCTACCTAAGTGTCTTTAAACACAAGCAAGGTATGGGGTACCTTTTATCAGGCTCTTTTGCCTCGACAGGAATGTTTGCATTTATCACTAAGTCATCCTATATCTATATAGAGTACTTTAAATTATCTTCGGATATATTTCCTCTTTGCTTTGGCGCGAATGTACTTCTGATGATAATTTTAAGTAAGACAAGTGGAAAGCTTGTTCATAAATACCATCCTAGTAAAATAATGAAGGCAGGTCTAACCTTGAACATTATTGCAGGAGTGATGTTATTCACCTATACATCTTTGATGACACCCGCTTTTGAAGTGGTTTTAGGACTCAATATTCTGTTTGTTGGTTCTTTAGGGCTCGTATATGGTAATGTAGATGCTTGTTGTCTGTCTTACTTCCCTAAGAACGCAGGTGTTGCAAATGCACTTTTTGGCATTACTAAATTTGGACTTGGCGCTACAGCTGGAGCTGTGATTGGCATAGTTGGAGGCAACGCTATTTCTGGACCATTTGCAGTAATGATGGGAGCAAGTATTCTCTCAAACTTATTTTACTACATATTAGCACAGAGTAAATCAAGAACTTTAGAATTAGCATAA
- the ppk2 gene encoding polyphosphate kinase 2, with amino-acid sequence MPLLTLENDPEYINLQTELVTMQRWIQEHNKRLVVLFEGRDTAGKGGAIMRFVRFLNPRGYRVVALPKPTETEKGQWYFQRYLKELPNPGEIIFFDRSWYNRAVVEPVMGFCSEKEYSVFLKQVNQLEEMLFEDGIQIVKLWFSIDVDEQKNRLEERKTNPLMQWKLSTVDMQAQLKWNDFTLYKEKMFESTSTENHPWVVIKGNDRDVARKEAMRYVLSVVEYEGKGLTGERLMPNREVVSLY; translated from the coding sequence ATGCCTTTATTGACCCTTGAAAACGACCCGGAATATATCAACTTGCAGACTGAGCTTGTTACAATGCAACGTTGGATCCAAGAGCACAATAAAAGACTTGTAGTACTGTTTGAAGGTAGGGATACTGCTGGAAAAGGTGGTGCAATTATGCGCTTTGTCCGCTTTTTAAACCCAAGAGGTTATCGGGTAGTTGCTTTGCCAAAACCAACAGAAACTGAAAAGGGACAGTGGTATTTTCAGAGATATCTTAAAGAATTACCAAACCCTGGTGAAATAATTTTTTTTGATAGAAGTTGGTATAATAGAGCTGTTGTGGAGCCAGTAATGGGTTTTTGTTCTGAAAAAGAATATTCAGTTTTTCTTAAACAAGTCAATCAATTGGAAGAAATGCTTTTTGAAGATGGGATTCAAATTGTAAAGCTTTGGTTTTCAATAGATGTGGATGAGCAAAAGAATAGGCTAGAAGAAAGAAAGACAAATCCATTAATGCAGTGGAAACTTAGTACAGTCGATATGCAAGCTCAGCTTAAGTGGAATGATTTCACTTTATACAAAGAGAAAATGTTTGAATCGACATCAACTGAAAATCATCCTTGGGTAGTAATAAAAGGTAATGATAGAGATGTCGCTAGAAAAGAAGCAATGCGATATGTGTTGAGTGTCGTTGAGTATGAAGGAAAGGGTTTGACTGGAGAACGACTAATGCCGAATAGAGAAGTAGTCAGCTTATACTGA
- a CDS encoding RNA-binding S4 domain-containing protein: MRIDKFLWAVRLYKTRSMATNAIKSDKIKVNGESIKPSRKVEMGDEVEIFKAPIWRTYRVKEIIEQRVSAAIAQPCIEEITSEQELNKLEEYLEEKRFYLSR; encoded by the coding sequence ATGCGAATTGATAAGTTCCTTTGGGCTGTCAGGCTTTACAAAACTAGAAGCATGGCAACCAATGCTATCAAAAGTGACAAAATTAAAGTAAACGGAGAATCAATAAAACCTTCCCGAAAAGTGGAGATGGGAGATGAAGTGGAGATTTTCAAGGCACCGATATGGAGAACTTACAGGGTGAAGGAAATCATAGAACAAAGAGTCTCGGCTGCCATTGCCCAACCATGTATTGAGGAAATCACCTCCGAGCAAGAATTGAATAAACTAGAAGAATATCTAGAAGAAAAGCGGTTTTACCTATCAAGGTAA
- a CDS encoding DUF1573 domain-containing protein, which produces MRKLLFTVFLAFLSTVTHAQGVFVFDAIEYNFGEILESDTVSYSFRFTNHGNQPIIISEVAASCGCTTPSWSKEPVLPGETGQITTAFTSEDNEGHFVKTISIFSNALIPKQYLKISGDIVEEHTDSTNVAHQIDNDQPFLQLKELSANFGTINVGETVTKAFTVVNAGKEPLKITSVYSKCQCLTYSISSAEINSGESAKLEIYYTPKKTGYMPEYVKIDSNHRFGIQMIRLDADIVNPK; this is translated from the coding sequence ATGAGAAAATTACTATTTACAGTCTTTTTAGCCTTTCTTTCAACAGTTACTCATGCACAAGGAGTATTTGTGTTCGATGCTATTGAATACAACTTTGGAGAAATATTGGAAAGTGACACTGTCTCCTACTCTTTCAGGTTCACAAATCACGGAAATCAGCCTATCATAATCTCAGAGGTTGCTGCATCATGCGGTTGTACTACTCCATCTTGGAGCAAAGAGCCTGTATTACCTGGTGAAACAGGACAAATCACAACCGCTTTTACAAGTGAAGACAATGAAGGGCATTTTGTAAAGACTATTTCGATCTTTTCAAATGCATTGATTCCTAAACAGTATCTTAAAATTTCAGGGGATATTGTAGAAGAACATACAGATTCTACCAATGTTGCACACCAAATTGACAACGATCAGCCATTCCTGCAACTGAAAGAGCTATCTGCTAACTTTGGAACCATCAATGTAGGAGAAACTGTAACTAAAGCCTTTACTGTAGTAAATGCAGGTAAAGAACCATTAAAAATCACCTCTGTATACAGCAAATGCCAATGCTTGACGTACAGTATCAGTTCAGCAGAAATCAATTCTGGAGAATCCGCTAAACTTGAGATCTATTACACTCCTAAAAAAACAGGTTATATGCCTGAATATGTAAAAATTGACAGCAATCACCGCTTTGGGATACAAATGATAAGACTCGATGCAGATATCGTCAATCCTAAATAA
- the rpsF gene encoding 30S ribosomal protein S6, whose product MSMKHYETVFIVTPVLNDSEIQETVKKFEDVLKELGADIYHSENWGLKKLAYPINKKTSGFYQLFEYKADPATLQRLEVEFKRDEKILRFLTVALDKHGIEFNDRRRNGKLIKDQAPKTEA is encoded by the coding sequence ATGAGTATGAAACATTATGAGACAGTCTTCATCGTGACGCCAGTGCTGAACGATTCCGAGATCCAGGAGACTGTCAAGAAGTTCGAAGATGTCCTGAAAGAACTTGGTGCGGACATTTATCACTCAGAGAACTGGGGGCTGAAAAAATTGGCTTACCCTATCAACAAGAAGACTTCTGGTTTCTACCAGTTGTTCGAATACAAGGCTGACCCTGCTACATTGCAGCGCCTTGAAGTTGAATTCAAGCGTGATGAAAAAATCCTTCGTTTCTTGACTGTTGCTCTTGACAAACACGGCATTGAGTTTAACGACAGAAGAAGAAACGGAAAATTGATTAAAGATCAAGCACCTAAAACAGAAGCGTAA